GCTTTCATCAAGAACGATCTTCATGCCACTGCAAGCTTTTCTGTCGCGAGAAACGAGGCATATTCAAGACATGCCTTGATGTCTTCACTCTTCAGGCGCGGAAAATTCCTCAGAATCGTTTCGTAGTTTTCACCCGCGGCAAGATGGCTGAGAATGATATGGACAGGGATGCGGGTCCCTTTTACACACGGTTCGCCCCCGCAGATGTTAGGGTCGGATACAATACGAGTATTCATTCTTTCGCTCCTTTCTATCCAAGGTGTATTAATTATATATCAAAGAGCGCCCGTAAACAATGCTTTTTACAGTTGTGTCATAAGAT
The DNA window shown above is from Nitrospirota bacterium and carries:
- a CDS encoding DUF433 domain-containing protein encodes the protein MNTRIVSDPNICGGEPCVKGTRIPVHIILSHLAAGENYETILRNFPRLKSEDIKACLEYASFLATEKLAVA